From Acidovorax sp. FHTAMBA, one genomic window encodes:
- a CDS encoding DUF4212 domain-containing protein codes for MQPPPPPSRSPDAEMAGPFPPDLHDVRHLKLKAGLLLLWVAVTFVATYFARDLQQRVFGTWPLGYWIAAQGAVLVFIGIVVAYGWAMNRFERQDAERNAAQASPDAADRPHG; via the coding sequence ATGCAGCCGCCCCCGCCGCCCTCCCGATCTCCCGACGCTGAAATGGCGGGCCCGTTCCCGCCCGATCTGCACGATGTGCGGCATCTGAAGCTCAAGGCCGGGTTGCTGTTGCTGTGGGTGGCGGTGACGTTCGTGGCCACCTATTTCGCCAGAGACCTGCAGCAGCGCGTGTTCGGAACCTGGCCGCTGGGTTACTGGATTGCTGCCCAGGGGGCCGTGCTGGTGTTCATCGGTATCGTGGTGGCCTATGGCTGGGCCATGAACCGTTTCGAGCGCCAGGATGCCGAACGCAATGCGGCGCAGGCGTCGCCCGATGCTGCGGACCGCCCCCATGGCTGA